AACGCTGGGCGGGAGTCCGCCCGGCCCCCTGGCGAGAGGGCGCCGCATGATAGCGAAACCGCGTGCATTTCCATACCGCTTCGGCCGTCCCGGAGCGCGCCGGGATCTTTGGCTTTTTTGTCCCGATCCGGGGTCGATTTCTGGGCCCGCCAAGGGCCTCCGTGGCAGGGTCCCGCCATGCCTGCCCGTCGGGTCCTCGCCCAGCGAGCGTTGCCCCTCGCCATCCTGGTGGTGGCGGTGGTGGCGGTGCCGGTGATGATCCTCTCGCCCACCGGCGTCCAGCGGCTCGAATCCCTGCGTCAGGAGCGGGAGCGGGCGGACGACGAGATCAGCCGGCTCAGCAAGGAGATCGAGCAGCTCCGGGCCGAGGTCAAACGCATCAAGCGCGATCCCTCGGCGGTCGAGCGGGTGGCTCGGGACGAGCTGGGTCTGGTGCGTCAGACCGAGGTCGTGTTCCAGTTCCGGCAATAGCAGCGTTGCTCGGCGCTCCGGGCCGGGCGAGGCTAGGGCACCCTTGACCGTCGAGCTCGCCCGTCGGCTCCTGGCTTCCCGATCCATCGTGGCTCGGGAGCTCGAGAGCGCTTTGCTCGAGTCCGTCCGGACTCGGACGGCGTTGGTTCGAGTGTTGATGTCTCGGGGCGCGCGCGTCGCCAAGGCCGTCGAGCGGGAGCTCACTCGCACGTTGGTTCCCTTCGTGGCGCGGCCGGAGGTCGATCGCAACTTGGTGCAGAAGCTACCGCCCGGGTTCGTCGAGCGCATGCTCGCAATCCCGCTGGGGCGGGATCGACGCACCGGGGTGGTGGATGTCGCCTGCGTGGATCCTTCGGATCGCCACCTCGGTCGTGAGCTCGCACATCAGCTCGAATCTCCCGTGCGGCTCTATCGCACGTCTTTGAGCGAGCTGTTGCTCGCTGTGGACCGCTGGCTCGACGAACGAGACGCCACCGTCCCGTCCACGGGACGGACGCCGGCGTTCGGAACCCGCGTGGCGCGGCACCGCTCGGTGCCGCCGGCGCGGCTGTCGCTGCCGCCGCCGGTGGAGCGGGTCGAACCACCGCCGGAAGAAGAGCCGGCTCCGGCGTCGTCGCCGATACCCCTCGTTCGACGACCGCCGGTGGCCGACCGAACGCGCCGCCGCACCAATCCGGGCGTGGGAACCAAGGACCGAGCCGAGCTGCCCTTCGAGCACGACGAGCAGGGCGAGCCGGTGATCGAGCTATTTCGCTCGAAGCCGCCCCCGGCGCCGGCGCCCTCGCAGCCAGTACGGATCGTGGGCGCCCCGGAGGCGACCTTCGAGCAGGCGCTGGAGGCGCTGTCCGCTGCGCCGGGCCCCGAGTCCGTCGCGGAGCTCTTGGCGGAGGGCGCGACCAGCGCGGCCAGTCTCGCCATCGTGCTGGCGGTGCGCCCCGCAGTGTACGAGGGACGTGCCGCCAGTCGTGGCGTGCCCCGCTCCGGAGCGATTCGTTCGTTGCGGGTCCCCGCCGGCCTCGCGTCGGCCTTCGATACCGCAGCCCATTCCGGGCGCTACCTCGGTGCACTGCCGGACGACGCGGTGCATGGCCCGGTGAGATCGCTCTTGGGCAGCGATGAGGTGTACCTGTGTCCTGTCGTCGTCAGCGGGCGCCCGGTGTTGCTCCTGGCCCTCTCCGGCATGCCCACGAGCTTCGAGGCCACGCGTCGCGCCGATGCGCTGGCCGCCGGGGCGGGGGAGCGGCTCGAGGCGATCTTGCGGTCCAAGAAGAAGAACCGCCGAAATAATTGACTAGTCTGGGGAAAAGGAGCTAGTCCGCCATCGACCCCAGGTCGGCCCGGTGGCGACGCGAAAGAGCTCGAAGAAACCCAGCAAGTCCGGCGGATCGCGATCGCGAAAGTCCGC
This portion of the Polyangiaceae bacterium genome encodes:
- a CDS encoding septum formation initiator family protein; translation: MPARRVLAQRALPLAILVVAVVAVPVMILSPTGVQRLESLRQERERADDEISRLSKEIEQLRAEVKRIKRDPSAVERVARDELGLVRQTEVVFQFRQ